From Antennarius striatus isolate MH-2024 chromosome 14, ASM4005453v1, whole genome shotgun sequence, the proteins below share one genomic window:
- the LOC137607679 gene encoding SH2 domain-containing adapter protein E-like — MAKWFKEFPINLRNGPDRSRSSSGSGSQSRVLKTGLMAKTSGPKLRKNSSSDTPGGGGGGVGSLLSGKARKNSASEVSKTGGGSPKDGRVWDLLSGRSRRVSRGEPVMEEQHRPPLRGCPSANAYINRMIRVDKPDKQNPTGPGPEPERPVQVQVQGGRTETVIILEDYADPFDAQKKQRGAERTGENDGYMEPYDAQQMITEIRRRGSRDLLKVCVLIDVGEGSEEGQTDDTPQEGSGNSDRISVGCPELDPRPNSEYELPWERKKDQIFRTLSAQFDASERPAKDEPPHPTLSRTPQHPTAQRQKSWSQKILRSAPVTPSASSTSSLESEACSVDPSLPLEEQSWYHGCVTRQEAELQLQACREASFLVRNIESDNSKYSIALKTSQGCVHIIIARTRGSGYTLDQSSCVFPSIPEVVRHYCARRLPFDGAAHMTLLHPVSRLH, encoded by the exons ATGGCGAAGTGGTTCAAGGAGTTCCCCATCAACCTGAGGAATGGCCCCGACAGGAGCCGCTCATCGTCCGGATCAGGCTCCCAATCCCGGGTCCTTAAGACTGGTCTGATGGCCAAAACCTCTGGGCCCAAACTGCGTAAAAACTCCTCTTCTGACACCCCcggaggaggtggtgggggagTCGGGTCTCTCCTGTCCGGAAAAGCCCGAAAGAACTCGGCTTCAGAGGTGAGTAAGACCGGCGGAGGCTCCCCGAAGGACGGGAGGGTTTGGGACCTCCTGTCCGGGAGAAGCCGGAGGGTCTCCAGAGGGGAGCCGGTGATGGAGGAGCAGCACCGGCCCCCCCTGAGGGGGTGTCCGTCCGCCAACGCCTACATCAACCGGATGATCCGAGTGGACAAACCGGACAAACAGAACCCCACCGGTCCGGGACCAGAACCGGAGAGACccgtccaggtccaggtccaggggGGCAGGACGGAGACG gtgatcatcctggaggattacgCAGATCCGTTTGACGCCCAGAAGAAGCAACGGGGAGCAGAGAGGACGGGGGAGAACGATGGGTACATGGAGCCTTATGACGCCCAGCAGATGATCACcg AGATTCGACGCCGGGGGTCCCGGGACctgctgaaggtgtgtgtgctgatCGATGTGGGCGAGGGATCGGAGGAGGGTCAGACAGACGACACCCCCCAGGAGGGAAGCGGCAACAGCGACAGAATCTCTGTGGGGTGTCCCGAGCTGGACCCCCGCCCCAACTCTGAGTACGAGCTGCCgtgggagaggaagaaggatCAGATATTCAGGACTCTGTCAG CACAGTTTGACGCCTCTGAACGCCCGGCTAAAGACGAGCCGCCTCACCCCACGCTGAGCAGAACGCCCCAGCATCCCACCGCCCAGAGGCAGAAGAGCTGGAGCCAGAAGATCCTGAGATCTGCCCCTGTGACCCCGTCGgcgtcctccacctccagcttggAAAGCGAGGCCTGCAGCGTGGATCCGTCGCTGCCGCTGGAGGAACAGAG CTGGTACCACGGGTGCGTGACccgacaggaggcagagctccAGCTGCAGGCCTGCAGAGAGGCCAGCTTCCTGGTGCGGAACATCGAGTCGGACAACAGCAAGTACTCCATCGCCCTCAA GACGAGCCAGGGCTGCGTCCACATCATCATCGCCCGGACCAGAGGGAGCGGCTACACCCTGGACCAGAGCAGCTGCGTCTTCCCCAGCATCCCGGAGGTGGTGCGCCACTACTGCGCACGGCGCCTCCCGTTCGACGGCGCCGCGCACATGACCCTGCTCCACCCGGTGTCCCGCCTCCACTGA